The genomic window CCACTTATAAAGAGCGAGAAACAAATTATATTTTAGAAAAAGCGTTAAGATGATTAACCCCTTAATAATTTCAGGAGCCGCATTAAACTCATGTGCTTGCTCCTGATTTTTTTATGTAGTCAATAAATAGAATGAATTTTCTGAAAGTTTGTGCAATTATTTTCAAGCAAAATAAGTTTTTATTTTTTTTGATCGTGGTACTATAGTCAAAACTATTATCTTATGGAAAGCGAGGAAAGAATCATGAACAATCGAACGACGCTACTAGTTGCTAAAGATGAGCATTTGTATTTCTTTGATACGTTGTCTGATATCGATGTTATTGCTGGTCACCAACTGCTTCGCGCTCCTTGGGATAAAACAAACTGGGAAGAAAAATTGGCTCAGTATTCTCTGATTGTTTTCCTTGATTATGGCTTTGAACCGAAAATGGCTGAAGTCATTCGTCCCTACACACAAGCAAAGCTGGTTCTTTTTTTCTGGAACCACATGACCAAAGAAAAAATCCAACTGTTGTACAGAACGCAGGCTGAATCATATATCGATGCTTACTATACCTTCGATCCTTTGGAGGCACAGGAATTCCACTTAAATCATAATTCAACGTTTTATTCCAGACAAATGTTGCTTCCTGATAAAGAAATCAAACGAGACCTCTTCTTCGGTGCTTCGGATAACGGTCGAAAAGAAATGGCTCAATCGCTTTTGATGATTTTTAATTACCTAAAGCTTGATACGCATTACTTTATTCTAAATGGTCGAGGCAATGATCAAAAAGGCTATTTGTCCTATAAAGACTATTTGAGTTATGTCGCTGAAAGTAAAGGAATCTTGGAAATCATGCGTCCGGGGCAAACCGGCATTACACTGCGTTCCCTTGAATCTCTTTTCTTTAAGAAAAAATTAGTAACAACAAACAAAAAAATCCGTCACTATCATTTTTATAATCCGGAGAATATTTTTATTATCGGTGAAGAAGATTTTGCTCGCCTTCCTGAATTTCTAAATTCACCCTATCAAGATACAATGGACGATTTACTGGCGTTCTATAGTGAAGACCAATGGATGAAGCGATTCTTTGCAGATGATGCGAGCTCTTTTGGCGATCAGGAATATCGCTCTCAGATTTTCAATCATGATTACACAAGCGACAGACTATTCTCTGCTTAACACAAAAAATGAACGTTGCCGAAAATGGCAACGTTCATTTTTCATTTCTTTTCCGTGACCAGCTTCAGCTTGCCACGGCAGCTACCGCAGACATAACGGCTAACATTGATTCGTCGTTTTCTTCTGATCATTGAACCACAGCTCTGACATTGGTAAGAATGATAAGATGTTTCCTTGTCTATTAACGGTTGAACATAGCGACTGCCGCCAGTTTGAGCTAACAATTGCTTAAACTCTTTGTCTTTATGCTGATAGCCCCTCTTCTCCAAATGAAGATGATAGTGACATAGCTCATGTTTGATCACACCAATCAGTTCATCCAAGCCATACTTTTCAACGACCTTTGGATTAAAATCGATATCATGACTACCAAGGTGATAGCGCCCGCCTGTCGTTTTTAGCCGAGCATTATAATAGGCTCGATGAAGAAATGGCTTCCCAAAAAAACGTAGAGAGATATCTTCTACCAATAGCTGCAGCTGTTTCTCTGAAAGTAGATCAGCAGCTGTTATTGAAACAGACATGCTATTTCTTCTCTTTCACAGTTGGAAGCATAGTCAAACTGATTCGTCCTTTTTTCAAGTCGATGGCTTCTACCCAAACAGTGACTACATCACCAACTGCCACAACATCTGTTGGATGCTTGACAAAGCGATTGCTCAATTTAGATATATGCACCAGACCGTCCTGTTTTACGCCGATATCTACAAACGCACCAAAGTCAATAACATTACGAATTGTTCCTTGAAGCTCCATTCCTGGTTTTAAATCCTCCATAGAAAGGACGTCTTTTCGTAAAAGTGGTGCAGACATCTCATCTCGCATATCTCTTCCCGGCTGAGCCAAAGAAGATAGAATGTCTTTTAATGTCTCTGTGCCGACAGACAATTCTTCTTTCAGTTCTGTCAGCTTCAAGGCTTTGATTTTCTCTGTTGTTTCAGCAGTTCCCAGCTCTTTCAAGGCGACATCCGCTTTTTCTAAAACAGCTTTTGCCGTATCATAGCTTTCCGGATGGATACCTGTATTATCCAATACATTTTTTCCATCTGGAATACGCAAGAAGCCAATTGCTTGCTCATAAGCTTTCGGTCCTAAGCGGGGAACCTTCTTGATTTGGTTTCGTGCAGTGAACTCACCATTTTCATCTCGATAAGCAACAAGATTATGGGCAGTTGTTTTGTTCAATCCAGAGATATATTGCAATAGCTGTGGACTCGCTGTATTCACATCCACGCCGACTTGGTTTACTGCCGTTTCCACAACAAAGCTTAGCTGCTCAGCTAGTCTCTTCTGGGACACATCATGCTGATACTGGCCTACTCCGACAGCCTTTGGATCGATTTTAACTAACTCAGCTAATGGGTCTTGCAGTCTACGAGCAATGCTGACTGCGCTTCGCTCTTCAACTTGAAGATTCGGAAATTCTGTTCGTGCTACCTCACTGGCAGAGTAAACGGAAGCCCCCGCTTCATTAACAATCACGTAAAATACTTCCTGTGATAGCTGCTTCAACTGCTCAGAAACAAACTGCTCAGATTCACGACTCGCCGTGCCATTTCCAATCGCAACCATCTCTACACCATACTGCTCGATCAGCTTGCGTAATGCCGGTCCCGCTGCCGCTCTCTTTTCTCCGGAAGCTGGCTTATGCGGATAAATCACTTGGATTGCCAATACTTTTCCAGTTGGATCGACGATGGCCAATTTACAACCTGTACGGTACGCCGGGTCAAAGCCCAACACAACTTTTCCTTTCAAAGGTGGTTGTAATAATAAGTTACGCAAGTTTTCACCAAATATTTTTATTGCCTGCTCATCTGCCTGCTCCGTCAGCTCATTGCGGATTTCGCGCTCGATTGCCGGTCCTATGAATCGCTTATAGCTATCTTGATACGCTGCTTCAATGTAAGAAACAGAAATGGAGTGTTGTTTTTTGCCAATCAGCTGTCTGTTAAAATACTCTTGGATTTTCTGCTCATCAACCAATAAAGAGATTTTCAAAATGTCTTCTTTCTCTCCTCGATTCGTTGCTAGCACGCGGTGGGAAACCATCTTACCGACAGGCTCTGAAAAGTCATAGTACATGCCATAAACTTCTTTTTCGTCTTTCTCCGCATTTTTTACACTGCTGACATATTGGCCTTTATTAAAGGTGTAATCTCTGATCCATTTACGGAATTTCGCGTCATCACTGATTCGCTCCGCCAGAATTTCATGTGCCCCCAGCAATGCTTCTTCTGCTGAAGCTACTTCTTTTTCATCATTTATATACGTTTTGGCCTCAGCCAACACATCGCCTTTTTCAGGTAGTTCAGCCAGCCAGTCCGCTAATGGTTCCAGCCCCTTCTCTTTGGCAATCGTTGCTTTCGTCCGTCGTTTTTGCTTATATGGTCGATACAGATCTTCCACCTGCTGCATTTTGGTCGCAGACAAAATATCCTTTTTCAATTCATCTGTCAGTTTTCCTTGTTCAGCAATTAGACGTTGAACTTCTTCTTTTCGTTTTTCAAGGTTGCCCAGATAGGTATAGCGTTCTTCGATTTCTCTGATTTGCACCTCATCCAGACTACCGGTCATTTCTTTCCGATATCGTGCGATAAAAGGAACAGTATTCCCTTCGCCTAAAAGCGTCAATACTGTTGTAATCTGATTCGGGCGATACCCAGTTAATTCTTTTTGAAGCAGATTCACTACTTCCTGATTATAAATCTCAGCCATTTTTTCAACCTCTTTCTTTAGCATACCTGTCCATTTTAGCACAGTCTGCTCTTTTTTAGAAAAGCAAAATAAGGAAGTTTGGAAAAACTACAAAGGGACACTCTAAATTATTGCTAAACCTATGATATGCGATTGAAATAACAGGTAGCAAACTTGGAAACTACGTCTGAATTTTTAGATCATGACTGATACATGTAGTAGCAATTATAGGAGGAATTTTATAGTACACACCATCACAAAAGTGAGTTAGATATATACTTTTTTTCGTGCAAACATTTTTTAACTAACCCTTATGCTGAGAACTAATTTTCAGGTTCATTTTTTCTGTATTCTGAGTATGGTATACTTTAACCTACAATTTATGTTAGGGGACACTTTTATGAACAATTCAACACTTCTAAAACGATTCATTCAATCTGCTGCTGTTTTCTATCTCACGTTCTTCACTGCTCTCTTAATCGGTCAATTTCTTTTACCTGAGGGCTTCTTAAGAGCTTACAATACTGGCGGAAACATCACTTTTTCTTCAGATATTTTTTTCAGTACGCTGCAGATTTTTCTGTTTAATTTGCTGTCTGTTTTAGCAATAGTTGTTGCTAACCTATTTTCAAAAAGGAAGACATCCGAACAAGAGTATACGGGTTCTGGCTTCCTTGTTCTTTTTGTACTATGAACAATTTTTGGATTGACTTTAGGGTCTAACTCGTTTGGGATAGTTAGAGATAATGCTGCTCTATCACAAAAATTATTAGATCTTTTTAGAGTGACCCAATATTCTGCATTATGGGAATTTTCAGCGTTGATTCTAATAAACAGTGCTACAATAGATAAAGGACTTCTTTTAACCACAGGGAAAAAGACTGAAGTACGGTCTTTTAGAAAAATAAGCTACTCTTCTTCTGAAATGAAGATTTTACTTCTTGCATTAATCTTCCTTCTTATAGGTGCTATCGTAGAAAGTCATTTATTAATAAAATAGTCATTTGATTATGAAAACGCACATATCGCTATATAAAAAGCTTGGAAAACAACGACGCAATCTGATGTCGTAGCTTTCCAAGCTTTCTTTTTTTCTAACCTGTTGTGAGTTACTAAGTTCCCGTTTGAATATACCTTTGTTATTAAGCTCAGCCTTTTGATCGAAATCGCACGATTCAAAGACTTAAAAATCCGGTTGCCAAGGTCCATTCATATTCTGGTATTCAATATCCTGTACAATTCCTGTCTTATCGAAGATAACGCCATGAACAGAACCACCAAAAACTGCACCGCCATCAATGCCGATCTTACCATCCGATAACCACAGGTCCGTTGTTTGCATATCACCATGCAACATCGGTGTGATTGTATGACCGAAAACGATTGTTTTTCCCGTATTATTCTTTCCTTGATGGAACGCGTCTCTAATCCAGATAAAATCATGTGGACTCGTATCATGCCAATCCTTTTTCAGTAAATCCACCCCAGCATGCACGAAGATATAGTCTTCCCATTCATAATATAGCGGGCGTTGAACCAGAAATTCCACTAATTCAGAATAACGACTGCGAATCATCATGGCGATTTCTGTTGGCGAATACTCTTCTGTTGCACCTTTGTGAAGCAGGCTCTCCATCGTTTCTTTGCCACCGTTTCTAACATAGCCCGGATACCAGTCCTCAGGATTTTGTAAGAACTGTAGAAAATATTCTTCATGGTTTCCGCGAAGATAAATTGCCCCATGTTCTTCAGCTAGTTTCTTGCCAAGTAAAAAGCAGTCCTTGCTCTTTTTCCCTCGATCGTTCAAATCACCAATCAAAACCAGTTGATGTTTTGTCTCATCATAAAAATCAACTAACTGCTGAAACAGCTCATATTCTCCATGGATATCACTGATGGCATAAACGTATTCTTTCATTTAAAACACCTCTATTCTTTCCAGCTTCTATTGCTATCAGTATACCTCACTTTTGAAAAAAAAATAAATGATGAATAAATAAAACAGGCACATTCGTTTCAGTTTTTACCGAATACAAATGCACCTGATACTGTTAGTTCTCGATCATAGGAAAAGCAATAAGCTCAAAAAGTT from Enterococcus sp. 9E7_DIV0242 includes these protein-coding regions:
- a CDS encoding oligosaccharide biosynthesis protein Alg14, which translates into the protein MNNRTTLLVAKDEHLYFFDTLSDIDVIAGHQLLRAPWDKTNWEEKLAQYSLIVFLDYGFEPKMAEVIRPYTQAKLVLFFWNHMTKEKIQLLYRTQAESYIDAYYTFDPLEAQEFHLNHNSTFYSRQMLLPDKEIKRDLFFGASDNGRKEMAQSLLMIFNYLKLDTHYFILNGRGNDQKGYLSYKDYLSYVAESKGILEIMRPGQTGITLRSLESLFFKKKLVTTNKKIRHYHFYNPENIFIIGEEDFARLPEFLNSPYQDTMDDLLAFYSEDQWMKRFFADDASSFGDQEYRSQIFNHDYTSDRLFSA
- a CDS encoding SprT family protein, giving the protein MSVSITAADLLSEKQLQLLVEDISLRFFGKPFLHRAYYNARLKTTGGRYHLGSHDIDFNPKVVEKYGLDELIGVIKHELCHYHLHLEKRGYQHKDKEFKQLLAQTGGSRYVQPLIDKETSYHSYQCQSCGSMIRRKRRINVSRYVCGSCRGKLKLVTEKK
- a CDS encoding Tex family protein produces the protein MAEIYNQEVVNLLQKELTGYRPNQITTVLTLLGEGNTVPFIARYRKEMTGSLDEVQIREIEERYTYLGNLEKRKEEVQRLIAEQGKLTDELKKDILSATKMQQVEDLYRPYKQKRRTKATIAKEKGLEPLADWLAELPEKGDVLAEAKTYINDEKEVASAEEALLGAHEILAERISDDAKFRKWIRDYTFNKGQYVSSVKNAEKDEKEVYGMYYDFSEPVGKMVSHRVLATNRGEKEDILKISLLVDEQKIQEYFNRQLIGKKQHSISVSYIEAAYQDSYKRFIGPAIEREIRNELTEQADEQAIKIFGENLRNLLLQPPLKGKVVLGFDPAYRTGCKLAIVDPTGKVLAIQVIYPHKPASGEKRAAAGPALRKLIEQYGVEMVAIGNGTASRESEQFVSEQLKQLSQEVFYVIVNEAGASVYSASEVARTEFPNLQVEERSAVSIARRLQDPLAELVKIDPKAVGVGQYQHDVSQKRLAEQLSFVVETAVNQVGVDVNTASPQLLQYISGLNKTTAHNLVAYRDENGEFTARNQIKKVPRLGPKAYEQAIGFLRIPDGKNVLDNTGIHPESYDTAKAVLEKADVALKELGTAETTEKIKALKLTELKEELSVGTETLKDILSSLAQPGRDMRDEMSAPLLRKDVLSMEDLKPGMELQGTIRNVIDFGAFVDIGVKQDGLVHISKLSNRFVKHPTDVVAVGDVVTVWVEAIDLKKGRISLTMLPTVKEKK
- a CDS encoding metallophosphoesterase → MKEYVYAISDIHGEYELFQQLVDFYDETKHQLVLIGDLNDRGKKSKDCFLLGKKLAEEHGAIYLRGNHEEYFLQFLQNPEDWYPGYVRNGGKETMESLLHKGATEEYSPTEIAMMIRSRYSELVEFLVQRPLYYEWEDYIFVHAGVDLLKKDWHDTSPHDFIWIRDAFHQGKNNTGKTIVFGHTITPMLHGDMQTTDLWLSDGKIGIDGGAVFGGSVHGVIFDKTGIVQDIEYQNMNGPWQPDF